The genomic region tatactcctctgtaaactggtcatctgtAATGCTCGGGCgtcgtgggtgaggaatcaaacgcaggaagcagcgaatacagggtagtggcttttaataGGCCAAATGACgaaaaacacaagccaccccaaacacaaAAGCGCACacaaaaacaaagtgccccaaacacagggggaaTTACACAGTCGGTGCAAAACTATCGCAAAAATACAACCAGCGTGTACACAAGCATTCAACAGATAAAcgcaatcccgcacaaagaaaaGGCGGACCAGCTAATAtgaatagccccgctaatcacccccactcagaacaggtgcacacaatcacaaacaggggaaaaacaaaaagggaatcagtggcagctaataggccggtgacgacgaccgccgagcgccacccgagcaggacggggcgccaccgtcggtgggaatcgtgacagtacccccctcctgacgcgcagCTCCTGCAGCACgctgacaccggcctcgaggacgacccggagggcgaggcgcagggcgatccggacggaggcgatggaaatccctcaacatggatgggtccaagacgtcctccgccggcacccagcacctctcctccggaccgtacccctcccagtcaacgaggtactgcaggccccccacccggcgtctcgagtccagaatggcccgtatgctgtacgccggggacgcCCGATGTCCAGAgagggcggagggacctccggcacctcaccttcctgcaggggaccagctaccaccggcctgaggagagacacatgaaacgaggggttaatgcggtaataggaagggagttgtaaccgataacacacctcgtttatcctcctcaggactttaaagggccccacacactgcggccccagcttccggcagggcacgcggaggggcaggttccgggtcgagaggcagaccctgtcccccggtacgaacacgggtgcctcactgcggtggcagtcagcactcctcttctgccgtccactggcctccttcagggacttttggacggctctccaggtctccttggagcgctgtatccagtcctccaccgcaggagcctcggtctggctcgggtgccatggtgccaggaccggctggtaacccaaaacacactgaaagggtgataagttagtagaggagtgatgaagtgagttctgggctaactctgcccaAGGAattgtacctcgcccactcccctggccggtcctggcaatacgacctcagaaacctgcccacctcctggttcaccctctccgcctgcccattactcaactgaccgagacccccagccgctccataaacgctttccagaccctggatgtgaactgggaacctcgatcagagacaatgtcctccggcaccccgtagtgccagaagacgtgggtaaatagggcctccgcagtctgcagggccgtagggagaccgggcaatgggaggagacggcaggactttgaaaaccgatccacaaccaccaggatcgtagtgctcccctgagacgggggtagatctgtcaggaagtctactgacaggtgcgaccatggccgttgtggaacggggaggggctgtaacttccctctagggagatacctaggagccttactctgggtgcacaccgaacaggaagagacatagaacctcacgtccttagctaaggtgggccaccagtacttccccctgagactccgcactgtcctcgccacaccaggatggcccgaagtgggtagcgtgtgcgcccaccgaatcaaaagatcacgaacaccgagcggcacgtACTTGCAACCCACGGGACACCgtgcaggcgcaggttccaatactaatgcccgctcgatgtccgcgtccacctcccataccacaggtgccaccagcctagacgctggaatgatgggagttggatcgatgggccggtcctccatGTCAtaaagacgggacagcgcgtcggccctcGTGTTCAGGGAGCCTGGTCTATAGGAGATCGTAAattaaaccgggcgaagaacatggcccaccttgcctgacgcggattcagtctcctagctgcccagatgtactccagatttcgatggtcggtccagatgagaaaggggtgcttagccccctcaagccagtgtcgccacaccctcaaggcttttaccaccgctagcaactccctgtccctcaCATCATAGTTACgttccgccgaactgagcttcttcgaaaagaaagcgcgggggcggagtttcaatggcgcacccgagcgctgtgatagcaaggcacccaccccagcctcggatgcgtccacctctactatgaatgctagagacgggtccggatgcgccaacacgggtgcttcggtgaacagcgccttcaacttcttgaaggctccgtccgcctccgtcgaccaccgcaaacgcaccggcccccccttcagcaatgAGGTAATatgagccgctacctggccaaaaccccggataaacctccggtagtaattgccaaagcctaagaaccgctgctcttccttcaccgtggttggagtcggccaattacgcacggccttaacgcggtcgcATTCCATCAccaatgcgataacccaggaaggaaacggctcgtttggaaaacacacatttctcagccttaacgtataggtcatgctccagcagtctaccaagcaccttgcgcaccagggacacatgtgcagagcgggtggcggaatatatcagaatatcatcgatatagacaatcacgtcctgcccgtgcaggtccctgagaatcttgtctacaaaggattgaaagatggctggagcattcttcaacccatacggcatgacgaggtactcataatggcccgatgtggtactaaatgcagttttccactcgtctccctccttgatacgcaccaggttatacgcgctcctgagatccagttttgtgaagaactttgctccgtgaaatgattccaccgccgtagcgatgagaggtagcgggtaactaaacccaCCGTGATCGCATTTacacctctgtaatcaatgcacggacgcagacctccctcctttttcttcacaaaaaagaaactcgaggaggcgggtgagatggagggccgaatgtacccctgtcccagagattccgtgacatatgtctccatagccaacgtctcctcctgtgacaaggggtacacgtgactcttgggaagcgcagcgttaacctggagatctatcgcacaatccccctgtcgatgaggtggtaatttggtcgcactctttttacagaaagcgatcgccaaatcggcgtattcagggggaatgcgcacggtggacacctggtctggactctccaccgacgtggcacctatgaaAACTCCTAGACActtccctgaacactcctctgaccacccctggagaaccccctgtttccacgaaatccggggattgtgatcagccagccaggggacccccagcaccaccagaaacgcaggcgaatcaataaggaaaaaacaaatccgttccttatgattccctgcgtcaccatgtccagtggaaccgtagactccctgactagccctgaccctaatggtcggctatctagggagtgcacggggaagggagAATCTATCGGCactcgcggaatgcccagcttaatggcaagtccgcgatccataaagtttccagctgcgcctgaatcgactagcgccctatgctgcgaagaggggaaaaaaatcagaaaacaaaataggtaagaacacgtgaccaacagggggatctgggtgaatctggtgctgactcacctggggtgaccgagaagtgttctgcctgccctctcgactcccagactggctcctccagcaccggtcggccgtgtgtcctctccgaccacagctggtgcaggaggagccacctcctccggtgccccttggcacagccccccccacctccatcggagtaggggcgggggtgcacgggggtggaacggacaggaccctttccgaacgccctcgggcagccagcagattgtccagacgGATGGACATATCGATAAGCTCATCCAGGGACAGAGCGGTGTCTCAAcaggctagctccctgcggacgtccgcccggagactgcaccGGTAATGGTCTATAAGGGCCCTGTctttccaccccgccccagcagccaaggtcctgaactccagcgcgaagtcctgtgcgctcctcgtctactgcctgaggtggaacagccgctcacaactctgggtagtggtccctcgccgagtctggaccattCCAGACAGcatttgcccactccagagctcggcccgtcaggcaggaaacgaaggcactcacgctctcctctcccgagggaacAGGTctaacggtggccaggtacagctcaagctgaagcagaaatccctggcacccagccgccgctccatcatactccctcgggagcgccagacGAAGCGCTCCAGAGCCAGACGCAGTGGGAGGCGGGGGTGGCTGCgtcggaggagccggaggtggagagaggagaccactcctctcccatctttccatcatctggtccatcgcaGATCCGATTCGGTGGAGGACAGTAGTGTGGTGGagcacgcgttcctccatcgagggaagggggttggccgctgctcctgctgactccatagtcgtggtgcgggattctgtaatgcTCGGGCgtcgtgggtgaggaatcaaacgcaggaagcagcaaatacagggtagtggcttttaataGGCCAAATGGCaaaaaacacaagccaccccaaacagtgatgagagcgcacacaaaaacaaagtgccccaaacacagggggaaTTACACAGTCGGCGCAAAACTAGCGCAAAAATACAACCAGCGTGTACACAAGCATTCAACAGATAAAcgcaatcccgcacaaagaaaaGGCGGACCAGCTaatataaatagccccgctaatcacccccactcagaacaggtgcacacaatcacaaacaggggaaaaacaaaaagggtatcagtggcagctaataggccggtgacgacgaccgccaccagagcaggagggggcgccaccgtcggtgggaatcgtgacatcatctctgtatacccgttgcaaaACCCAATGGttgatgtttatttataaaaccctcttaggcctcactccccactATCTgtgatatctactgcagccctcatcctccacataacacaacacccgttctgccagtcacattctgttaaaggtccccaaagcacacacatccctgggtcgctcgtcttatcagttcgctgcagctagcgactggaacgagctgcaacaaacactcaaacaggacagctttatctcaatctcttcattcaaagactcaatcatggacactcttactgacagttgtggctgctttgcgtgatgtattgttgtctctaccttactgccctttgtgctgttgtctgtgcccaataatgtttgtaccatgttttgtgcttctaccatgttgtgttactaccatgttgttgtcatgttgtgttgctaccatgctgtggtcATGTGTtcctgccttgctatgttgttatcttaggtctctctttatgtagtgttgtgttgtctctcttgtcgtgatgtgtgttttgtcctatatttatatatttaaaaaaataaaagaataatAATTCATCCCAGCCCCGGTCCCCGcaggaagttgttcttaactgacttgtctagttaaataaaggttaaataaataaataaaataaaaaatagggaACAACATATTCTTTCCATATTGTTAGAAAGTTTCACTTGTGGTTAGTCATTATTTTTGGATATAGTGCTGCCAATATGTTTTATTAGTAAGCCTTTATATTCATGATGACAGGTATTGGCCGTTGACATAATGTTTCCACTTCTTCCAACCAGACTTCCTTTACTTTACTGGTTACCTCCCTGCTGACATTCATGGAATACTCTTGTCACGTCGGGGTGGGTTTCCCTTCAAATCAGCTGCGCGCTGGATGAAACCATTGCCCCAAGAAGTGGACGAACTGTCAAAGAAAACTGTTCATGCTATCTAAAGATTTGTGTGGTAAAAGCAGCAACATGATCGcaatatattttcattttatttagtTAGAAAGGCTATTAAATTATTGACACTGCATTTAATAACCCCCCCACGGAAGCAGAATGTGGGTCATTCCAAAAATGGCGGCTGTTTCTGTTAGTGTGAAGTGAAACTTTCCAAATATTGCTGATAAAACATAGCTATTCTTTAACCTATTTTTATGATTGTCGTCGAGCAGATATTAAAGTAATTATTGTTGGACTACTGCTGTATCTGACATCAAGCAACACGATCGAATGACGCCGTTTTTTTTGAGGATTTGAAGATCGCGAACGGTGGGCTTTCCTCAAAAGTTGACGGTAGCAAGATTGCCTTTCATTGAATGTGATCATAACGATTGTTGTTGTCATCCCTACACGGAACTCGAACAACCCGTTAAGGCTAGCTAGCCCGTACAATTACGTTAGATTTGTCTTTTACCGGCTATTGATCCTCAACCATATTGCCTTGTTTGTATATTGGGGTCAGGGCTCCCGTGCCCGTTTTACGTCATCCGTCAATGTTGTGTGCCCTGTCGCAACGAATTTCTTGATTTGCTAGCAGCATAACATAAGTCATTTTGCCCGCTAACTTGCTTTATAATGTGATAGCCAGTCTGCTTGCTGTGGCTAACTATAGCTGGTTGACAACAGTATTAGTGTTGGTCAGCTGATGGCAAGCCATCAATCGAGATAGCTAGGGTGCGTTCAGCAGGGCACAATGTTGTGGAGCGTTACAAACATGCCtttctgacatgtagaataataAGGAACCACGACGACAGATATCAACAAGGGGGtcagctcccactcagcccagtcaaagctcttctctgtccttggACCCCActggtggaacaagcttcccctTAATGCCAGGACAGCGGCGTCCCAGCCCATCTTTTGCAAATTTATTTGAAACCCTCGTCAAAAGTGTCTTAAATAAGAAAACAATTCTCTGCGATTGTCTTTTCCTGCTAGCACTGACCTTGTTGATAATtactttattgagggaaaatATACCTACCATGACTGTAGTAGGTTGTCTCACCTAACTATCTTAACATGAATGCCCAAGTCtccctggataagagtgtctactaaatggaTCTATTCATGTTATTTCTAACCGCAACGTTCCACAACATTTGCCTACTGAATGTGGCCCATGTTTAATGACTAGGCAAAGATGTAGCCAAGATAGCAAGCAGCTGAAGTAACTTAGGCCTGATCAGGATTTAGCTTGAGTCTGGTTTATCAAAGCATAAAATGTATGTAGCAGAGCTTGGGCGATAAACCGAAAATCAGAGACATATCAAATTTGAACACCGACCTTACCGATCACTTATCGCATCCGTTTTGCTGGTACCGTTCATTACGATAAGTAGCcgatactagagaaatgtgaagtttgaaatgaaataagtttgctaatatgggtgaatctaatgggacaattgatggctacaaaTATCAAACTGGTAGTAGTTTAAAggataataaaacattttaaaaactgtggtgcacattaatgttatgaACTTATTGTTATGTTTATCGTTATTtcatcaattcaggcaatttatttCGATAtagatttttgtccatatcgcccagctctcgTATGTAGCATCATGGCAGAACATTGCACAATTTTAGTGCTCACATATAACTGCCAATTCTGTCTTGTATGATAATGTTAGATTATAGTCTAGAAAATTGATTTCCCACTTAATATTTAATCAGTCTGCCTGTTCATTTATCAATTTGTGTGGATCTATTTTGTGTCCTGTCAGTTAGCTCTAAGTTTAATTTCTCAAATGATCTATGTTCGGTAAACTGATGACATTTGACATTGACAGCTCACTTTTCCCTCCATGTGATTGACAGCTGTCCTGGCAAATCAATGGACAAGCTTCAGGACCTCAGCCAATCCGAGTTGGAGGATTTGCTGGACAATACAGAGCGGGTGGAGTCCATGGCATTGGAATCTGATGAGGTAAGCAATCACGTCTTTGCTTCGTCTTATTGTCTGTCGATTGTGTCTTAAATAGATTGAGATgtcgcctggtcccagatctgtttgtgctctaaccaactcctatggtcatctATTATTTTCATACGCCATGTTTGGCGTGACATTGACCACAGGAGTTTGCAAGACGGCACAaaaccgatctgggaccaggctagttgaGATGTGCCTCTTACTGAAATGCCTCCAGTGGTTTTTTGTATCTGAGTAAGGGATAATGACTAGCCAAGTTTGTCTATAGGCCTATCTCTGAGCTGAGGCCTTGCTTTTTCTGTCAGGTCACGCGACTTGCTATTACTCAATGTAGGACCTAGATGAGTGATTCATCTGAGGATGGACATCTAGGTCTCATCTCACTCTGACCAGTAGCAATGTTCAAGCTCATCCTGccatcaagttttttttttttgttttttttttttacaaggtcATATTGACTTACTTCTTTTCCACCTTTGTCCATCGGTCCGAAACACTAACCATTGAGTTTCATTTGTTTGTCTTCACGTGGGGAGTTATGTTCACTAGATGCAAATGACCTGTTCCTGGCTAACTCGTCTTGTTAAGttgctgctgtcttggctagcCAAGGTCTGcctaaaaaaaaaagattcctTTTCTCAAGCAGGTCTCAGAAGGGAGGACCTGGCAGCTTTTGTCATACACcgactggtactgtatggtaaTGTTGTCATTCACCGTATTGCCGTGACGTCCCGATCATATAGTCACATacaggaggagagagtagtgCCCCGAGCAGGACTTGAACCCGGGTCGCCTGACCCCCAAGACGTGCGCACTATCCACAATCCCAATAACGCTATCCCAAATGGGAGCGATCATAACATGCTGATCAAGGCTCGGGTCGTTATGAGAGTTAGCGAGCTATGGAAGTTAACGTCCGGTCGATACAATGTCTGTCGTGCATAGTCCCGGTCAAAAAGACATGAAGAAAATCCAATGTGTTATCGACTCGTTTTTCCTCGTCTGTAGATTCAAAACATCCAGCTGGAGAGGGAGATGGCACTGGCCTCCAACCGTAACCTGGCAGAGCAGAACCTGGACATGAAGCCTcgcctggagagacagagagaacatctaGTGGAGAGATACTCTGAActggagggagtcagagagacctACAGACAACACTGTGACCAGAAAGgtaagggatagagggagggatgagagatacTCTGAActggagggagtcagagagacctATAGACAGCACTGTGACCAGAAAGgtaagggatagagggagggatgagagatacTCTGAActggagggagtcagagagacctATAGACAACACTGTGACCAGAAAGGTaagggatgagagatggagagatactcTGAACTGGGAGTCAGAGAGACCTGCAGACACTGTGACCAGAAAGgtaagggagggatggatggagggagtcagagagacctACAGACAACACTGTGACCAGAAAGgtaagggatagagggagggagggagtcagagagacctACAGACAACACTGTGACCAGAAAGgtaagggagggatggatggagggagggagtcagagagacctACAGACAGCACTGtacccagggagggagggatgagatgggGAGGTTATTGATGGATAATAGATTAAGAAAAGCAACattatagaggaagagagagaggatatagaaATAGCAatatggagagatgagagggagggggagacagacagatggcaGGACCAGacttgagagagagtgtgtagtgTAGGGGTAGATCTTGTCTGGCCTGTTCAGATCCTGGACACTCAGTTGGTCTCTACTAGTCAAACACAGTGACGGCGTCCCAAAAGCACTCTCtcgcctatatagtgcactacttaggtaGTATAGGAAatggggtaccatttgggactaaACCTTGGTCTCTACtggttacacagacacacagacacacacagacagacccccccccaccccccaggcTTCCAGATCTGgcctgtgtttctgtctggataTCAGCTTCCTTTCCACTGCCATCAGCTCTTGAAGCAGACCAGAGCGTGTGATCTGTGTACATGCCCACATGCATTCCTGCAGCCTTGTTTGGTAAGCTTTTCACGAGAAGCTGTGTTTGTGATGGTGTCCGTTTGCAGGGCTGGAATTGGACACGGCTCATTATAGTTACGTCATATGTTTTTCCTGAAGGTGATTAGGTAATATGGAATGCGTTGTTATCTCACCCCTGAATCAGTCCTCCTAGTGATTCACCTTGACTGGGTGTTAACCTGTACTCAACCAGCATAATGGTGCGAGCTTGCCCTCAATGAGAAGTCTACCAAAGGTATTTGAAGATGCATCATAGTAGATTTTCCTGTTGCGTGTGTATCCATGTTTATCCACCATTGAGCTTCATGAGATTTGTTTGTTCTCATTTTTAAATGTGTTtaataggcttgggcggtatccaggtTTTCATACCGTCCTTCTCTCGTCCCGGGATTTACGGTGTTACCTGTATGGCCACATGGGGGCGCTAAAAACGCAAGGAAACCCATTGTGCcactattaccagaatgctaaccaAATTAGCACAAACTAATAGTGACATCACATAGATGctgttagctaaatgctaacaagcGAAAACGAACAAATGAATTGCAAATCCAGCTCATGAAGTTATACAAGCATAGTTAGTAACTACCGAATGATGTTTTTGGAGAGTGTGGACGTTTACGAGAGAAATCGcgcaaatgaacaaagttgtgGCACGTGCTtttctgaaggaagagcagcatgtgtacatggagcagaTGGGAGATGAACGGAGGAGAAAGAAAACTATAGTAGGAAGCACAGGGGGTGAAAAATGGCAAAATTTAGTAGTGAATTGCGTACAATTGTAACTTCATCACCTCTTGTGTGCCGCACAACTGGGATTCGCCGATAGATATCAAACGCTACGGACTCTCTAGCTCGCTTTCTTCCGTTGTGCCATTTACAGACAAACATGTGACTGTCTCAACTGTTCTGCGGAAttacggtaagcttcataatgtaaaataatgtgaccggtgaaatgaagaacgcaatctgctttatctcctaacataTTGCAGTAGTTGAGTGCGGGTAATAACTTAAAGTAGCTACAAATGTTCCAATTTATTGAAAAGCTTCAAATAAATAGTTTTGACGGTgttgaaaaaaacatttttttcccaaATACCCCAGTATACACAGTATACCTCCCAAGCCTGGCATGAGAcaactccttagaaaggccaaaacctaggaagaaacctagagaggaaccaggctatgaggggtggccagtcctcttctggctgtgccgggtggagattataacagaacatggccaagatgttcacatgttcataaatgaccagcagggtcaaataataataatcacagttgtcgagggtgcaacaagtcccCTCTATGTTGGTCTCTTACACTCCCTTCCTCCTATGTTGGTCTcttacactccctccctcctatgTTGGTCTcttacactccctccctcctatgTTGGTCTcttacactccctccctcctatgTTGGTCTcttacactccctctctcctaagTTGGTCTcttacactccctctctcctatgTTGGTCTcttacactccctccctcctatgTTGGTCTcttacactccctccctcctatgTTGGTCTcttacactccctccctcctatgTTGGTCTCTTACACTCCCACTCTCCTATGTTGGTCTcttacactccctctctcctatgTTGGTCTcttacactccctccctcctatgTTGGTCTcttacactccctccctcctatgTTGGTCTcttacactccctccctcctatgTTGGTCTcttacactccctccctcctatgttggtctctcacactccctccctcctatgttggtctctcacactccctccctcctatgttggtctctcacactccctccctcctatgttggtctctcacactccctccctcctatgttggtctctcacactccctctccaTTTCTGCCCCATCTCTTTtattctctacctctctgtctccctccagatGGCGTCATGGGGCAGGTATCACCAGAGGGGTTGTTCTCCAGACTCCAGACAGAGGGCGCCAGCACAGAGACGGAGTCAGAGGTGAGGCCACAGTGACAGTCGGAAAATGAAACCGGCAGATTATACTGTTGGCGAGATTGGGAAATGTCTATCTAGCCTTAAACACAGGACCGATGACGACAACGTGATCTACTTATCTCTTACTCTATTGAACGCCGTACAGAGGACCAGCAGTTGGAATAAGACATAATTATTCTAATAATAAATAATACGTGCAGAGACATTGTCAATAGTGTGTCCATATTTACCCCGATCACTCTCTCCCGTTCTTTAACACtcactctgtctctttttctctcttcatctctctctctctccgtcagagTCTGGCAGATGAGTTTCTGGACGGCCAGCTGTCACTGGACTCGTTCCTTGACCGCTTCCTCTCCCTCCGCTCCCTCGCTCACAAAAGACGAGTGCGGATAGAGAAGCTGCAGGAGATCCTGCGCCAGAAGAAGGAGACCGCCGTCGGTGACGCCGGCTCCGTGACTTCCCAAACAAGCGCCAATCAGGACCCAGCGACAACACAGTCATCGCCAtggaatcatcatcatcatcatcaagctCCTCAGCAACAACAACCGCAGCAGAATTCCAATCCCAACAATCACTCTAGTTTCCAAAACCCTTCTTCCCAAAATGGCCCCGGCTCCACCCTACCTTACACCCCTTACCCTGTCTCCCCTCCTAACCCGACAGCCACTTCCGCAGTATCAGGACCAGGCCCGTCCATTCCTCCATGTCAATTTCCTCCCTACCCCAGCCCCGGCTCACCTTTCACCCCAGCGGCGGGCTACTCAGCCCGTCCCGCTTTTGGGCCTCCGGCCAATGCCTGCCCGTACCCCACCCAGCCCACGTTCCCTGGCGTCCCCGGCTCAGGGTCTGCGTTTGGGCAGTACAGCGCCCCCAACAGCGCCCCCTACCCCTCTGCGTACCCTTACGGTGGGGTTGAGGGGTATAGCTACCCCACGGGCCCCGCTCTGCCCAACTCTCAGTCCTCCACAGGCAGGCCGCTCTACAGGCCCGGGTTTGGAGTGCCACAGCCCTACTCCTGAACCTCCCTCTGCTCTCACCCCGTCACTCCTCTCCCACCACACATTCTCTAGTCTCTCCCTCATTTTGCTCTCTTTTtttgactctctctttctttctctctctttctctctttctctttctttctctctctttctttctctctctttctctctttctctttctttctctctctttctttctctctctttctctctttttctttctctctctttctctctttctctttctttctctctctctttctctctctttctctttctttctctctttctttctctctctctttctcctttttctctctctctcgatctgccttttctcctcccctcctgtc from Salmo trutta chromosome 11, fSalTru1.1, whole genome shotgun sequence harbors:
- the vps37c gene encoding vacuolar protein sorting-associated protein 37C isoform X1, giving the protein MDKLQDLSQSELEDLLDNTERVESMALESDEIQNIQLEREMALASNRNLAEQNLDMKPRLERQREHLVERYSELEGVRETYRQHCDQKDGVMGQVSPEGLFSRLQTEGASTETESESLADEFLDGQLSLDSFLDRFLSLRSLAHKRRVRIEKLQEILRQKKETAVGDAGSVTSQTSANQDPATTQSSPWNHHHHHQAPQQQQPQQNSNPNNHSSFQNPSSQNGPGSTLPYTPYPVSPPNPTATSAVSGPGPSIPPCQFPPYPSPGSPFTPAAGYSARPAFGPPANACPYPTQPTFPGVPGSGSAFGQYSAPNSAPYPSAYPYGGVEGYSYPTGPALPNSQSSTGRPLYRPGFGVPQPYS
- the vps37c gene encoding vacuolar protein sorting-associated protein 37C isoform X2; this translates as MRDTLNWRESERPIDSTVTRKVRDRGRDERYSELEGVRETYRQHCDQKDGVMGQVSPEGLFSRLQTEGASTETESESLADEFLDGQLSLDSFLDRFLSLRSLAHKRRVRIEKLQEILRQKKETAVGDAGSVTSQTSANQDPATTQSSPWNHHHHHQAPQQQQPQQNSNPNNHSSFQNPSSQNGPGSTLPYTPYPVSPPNPTATSAVSGPGPSIPPCQFPPYPSPGSPFTPAAGYSARPAFGPPANACPYPTQPTFPGVPGSGSAFGQYSAPNSAPYPSAYPYGGVEGYSYPTGPALPNSQSSTGRPLYRPGFGVPQPYS